A stretch of the Lolium perenne isolate Kyuss_39 chromosome 3, Kyuss_2.0, whole genome shotgun sequence genome encodes the following:
- the LOC127338148 gene encoding myb-related protein Hv33 — translation MVEKRAARNGDASSGEANKERKGLWSPEEDERLYTRITRHGVSTWSSVAQLAGLRRSGKSCRLRWMNYLRPDLKKEPISKREEETIISLQKSLGNRWSVIAARMPGRTDNEIKNYWNSRIRKRQQKTSAGGDDGGSCVKRGDLPAADAKSFELAPAEEKKPFISGGTTAVAPPVPARFPLFACQLLGGGGGDAIAAAGTNQSTTTHENGASSESEVSVGGKDAAEDQYYYSAGDGADMDMVHLLAFDDLLEYQAGDLLMDTWDQSEFYCTNSGSSAD, via the exons ATGGTGGAGAAGCGAGCGGCGAGGAATGGCGACGCTAGCAGCGGGGAGGCGAATAAGGAGAGGAAGGGattgtggtcgccggaggaggacgaGCGGCTCTACACCCGGATCACGCGGCACGGCGTGTCAACCTGGAGCTCCGTGGCCCAGCTCGCCGGGCTGCGGCGGAGCGGCAAGAGCTGCCGGCTGCGGTGGATGAACTACCTCCGGCCGGACCTGAAGAAGGAGCCCATCTCCAAGCGCGAGGAGGAGACCATCATCTCCCTCCAGAAATCCCTTGGCAACAG GTGGTCAGTGATCGCCGCGAGGATGCCTGGGAGGACGGACAACGAGATCAAGAACTACTGGAACTCCCGCATTAGGAAGCGCCAGCAAAAGACCAGcgccggcggcgacgacggcggcagcTGCGTGAAGCGGGGTGACCTCCCGGCTGCCGATGCCAAGTCATTCGAGCTAGCACCGGCGGAAGAGAAAAAACCGTTTATCAGCGGGGGCACCACGGCGGTGGCGCCTCCTGTCCCTGCACGGTTCCCGTTATTCGCGTGCCAGCTACTCGGCGGCGGAGGGGGCGACGCCATTGCTGCCGCAGGCACCAACCAGTCGACAACGACCCACGAGAACGGCGCCAGCTCAGAGAGCGAGGTGAGCGTTGGCGGCAAAGATGCAGCAGAGGaccaatattactacagcgccgGCGACGGCGCCGACATGGACATGGTCCATCTCCTGGCGTTCGATGATCTTCTCGAGTACCAGGCCGGCGACCTGCTCATGGATACGTGGGACCAGAGCGAGTTCTACTGCACGAATTCCGGGAGCTCCGCCGATTGA